The nucleotide window GAAAACCACTTGCGATTGCATTGAATTTCCATTCGCCATTATGACGGTATACTTCAGCTGCAACAATTGCTGTTTCCACCGTAAAGTTCCTGCCTAAGTTAAACCGCAATAATTCTTCATTCGTCAGCTCATTAAAAATACGAACATAAGATTCTGCTATTTGTCCGAAATTTTGCTGTTTGACCTGTGCATCGTGAATCGTAATCGTAAATGCAATTCGGTGAATATGAGCGGGTACTTTCTTCAAATCAATTCTGATCTGTTCATCATCATTGACACCCGAACCAATTCTGCTGTCACCGCTGTAAATGATTGAGCCATTTCCCCCATTAGGATTGTTATAAAAAACAAAGTCCTGGTCACTGTTTACTTTTCCAGATTCGCCTAATAAAAATGCTGAGGCATCCAAATCAAAGTTGGAACTGAGATTGCTGCCATTCCAGCCCAAACCGACAACAACATTTTGCAAGCCGGGATGTGATTTCGTTAAGTCAACCTTTTGTCCTTTACTAAGTGTAACACCCACACTTGTCACTCCTTATCCATATCTTTTTATATGTAGATTATAATGCAATTTTTGAAAAGGGAAAAACTTCAAGATTAAGAAAATAATTTACTGCTCTTTAATTGTACGAGATTGGGGACAAAAAGTTTCATTTTATCTTCAGCTAAAAGAAATGAGGGACTAACTATTAATAAGTTAGTCCCACAATCCCAATTATTTCATGCATCAGCCTGTCTTTTCAGTTTCAAGTGGATTAGAATGCTCATGCTCCCAATAATCTGCATTTTTAATTCCCAGCTTAACAGGGTCAAACACTGGATCTTTTCCGTCTTTTAATTGAGCTTCATAGTCTTTTAACACTTTAAAGGCCGGTTTTGTTAGGAGAAGGATCGCGATGATATTTAACCAAGCCATACTTCCTACCCCGACATCGCCTAAGGCCCATGCAAGACCAGCTGTTTTGACACTGCCGTAGAATACCATTCCGCAGATGACAACTTTTAAAAGGAAGATAGTCCAAGGACGTTTTGTTTTTCTATTAATATAGGCAAGGTTTGTTTCTGCCATGTAATAATAGGCCATAATGGTCGTAAAAGCGAAGAAAAACAATGAAATCGCTACAAACGGAGCCCCAAAGGAAGGGAAAACGGCTTCTACGGCTTTTTGTGTATAGCCAGGACCTGGTTCCATTTTTCCAAGGTTTGTAACAATCGCTTTTCCACCCTCAGGAGTAACATTGTACATACCTGTGATGAGAATCATAAATGCTGTTGCAGAACAAACTAATAAAGTATCTACGTACACCGAGAATGCTTGTACAATTCCTTGTTTCGCGGGATGCGATACTTCAGCAGCAGCTGCAGCATGTGGTCCAGTACCTTGACCAGCTTCATTTGAATAGATTCCACGTTTAACTCCCCATGAAATGGCTGCACCTAGGATCCCGCCAAATGCCGCATCCGTACCAAAAGCACTTGAGAAGATTAGTTTTAACACGCCAGGTAATTCAGAAATATTCATAAAGGTAATAAGAAGAGCAACTAAAATATATCCTAAGGCCATGAACGGGACAACAAATTCAGCAACCCGAGCAATCCGTTTTACACCGCCAAAGATGATGATAGCGAGGAAAACAACGATAATGCCGCCAGTTATCGCCGGACTAATTCCGAAAGCGTTTTCAACACTTAAGGAAATACTATTTGATTGAACCCCCGGTAGAAGCACTCCTGTTGCGATAACGGTTACAATAGCAAATAAAACAGCATACCATTTAATATTTAGTCCCTTTTCTATGTAATATGCAGGGCCGCCACGGTATTGACCATCCTGTTTTGTTTTATACACTTGCCCTAAAGCAGACTCGATGAAGGCGGAACCAGCACCTAAGAAGGCCATCATCCACATCCAGAAAACCGCACCCGGTCCTCCAAATGCAATAGCGGTTGCAACACCGGCAATGTTTCCTGTACCAACACGGCCTGATAACGAAAGACTTAATGCTTGAAATGAAGAAATACCTGCTTCAGATTTTCCCCCTTTAAACATCAACGATACAATATCTTTCATATGTCTGACTTGAAGAAACCTAGTGGCAATTGTGTAAAACAACCCTACCCCTAAACACAAATAAATTAATGCCTGACTCCAAATAATTCCATTTAACCAATTAACAAAGTTCTCCATAAATTTCCCCCTTTTTTCTTTATGTTTCTTATTATATAACAGAATATTATACAAAAGAAAGAATTTTTTCAATTATTAATTATTTCACCATACTAAAGCGTTAGACTACTATAACATCCCAACTTTTCCTTTAAGGAAAAGTTAAGGAACAAACTGAATAATGGGCTTATTCTAAAACAGATTCTGGCATGATGACCAGGATTAGAAAAGGAGTAAGCATAGATGAAAAAATGGATTTTAATAGGAGTAGGGGTTCTGGTAGTTGGTTTTGTCGGCTATCAATGGTATTCCTCAAAAACAAATACCCAAACCACTATGTCTCAAGGGAGAACGGCAGTTGTTCAAAAAGGGAAGTTGGAAGTTGATATTAGCGGATCAGGAACAGTTCAACCGGTCATAAGTGCAGATATTAAATCAATTAGCAATAATGAGGAAATTGATGAAGTGTTAGTGGCAACGGGCGAGGAAGTAAAGGAAGGGGACGAACTGATTACCTTTACAGATGGCAGTGATCCAATTACAGCACCTGCTACCGGGAGAATTACTACTATTTCCGTAGCTGCTGGCGAGCGTGTTACTTCCGGACAAGTTGTTGCGCATGTGACAAACTATCAAGACTTACAAACATTGGTTCAAATTGATGAGCTTGATATTAGTAAAATTAAAGAAGGTCAAGTTGTTAATGTAAAGGTAAATGCTTCTCCGGATCACACATATACGGGAAAAGTATCGGCGGTTGCTGATGAAGGTATATCCACTAATGGGGTATCGACATTTGATGTCACCATTCATATTGATAACGCTGAAAGCCTCAAAGTCGGAATGAGTGTCGAAGCAAGTATTCTAACAGCAAGTAAAGAGGATGCTCTTTATGTTCCTCTAGATGCAATTCACACTGCCAATGGTGAAAAATATGTTCTTGCAGTTTCATCCGGATCTGATAACCAGACCATTGAAAGTGAGCAAAAAGTTGTGAAGACAGGCCTAGCAAATGAAGATTACGTTGAAATTACTGAAGGTATTTCAGCAGGAGATACGATTCAATTACCTCAATTGGCTTCAGGGAACTCCACCAATAATTCCCGCAGAATGATGCAAGGCGGTTTTGGCGGCGGTATGGGAGGTATGGGTAACATGGGCGGAATGAACCGTAATGGAGGTGGACCCGGACAAGTGAGTGGAAGGAGTGGAAACTAATGGGTAGACCAATCATTCAAATAAGTAATCTCATGAAAACCTATATGCTTGGTGGTGAAACGGTACATGCCTTACATGATGTATCAATTGAGATAGAAAAAGGTGAGTTTTTAGCCATTATTGGCCCATCTGGATCGGGAAAATCGACGCTCATGAATATGATTGGCTGCCTTGATAGGCCACAATCAGGTAAATATCTCCTCGATGGTAAGGATATTGGGAAAATGAATGATAACCAATTGGCCATTATTCGTAATCAGAAAATCGGTTTTATTTTTCAAAACTTTAATTTGTTAACGAAATTAACTGCGCTTGAGAATGTAGAATTGCCGTTGCTGTACAGTGGTGTACCAGCAAAGGAACGACGCGAACGGGCCTTGGGCGGCTTAACCAAAGTTGGGTTACAAGAGAGAGCGGGTCATTTACCAACCCAGCTTTCAGGCGGTCAGCAACAAAGGGTAGCCATAGCAAGGGCCCTTGTTAGCAATCCGGCTATTCTCCTTGCAGATGAACCCACCGGTGCACTCGATAGCAAAACAAGTAAGGAAATTTTAAAAGTCATGAAAGAATTGAATGAATTGGGCCATACGATTATTTTAATTACTCATGATTTAGCAATTGCCAAACAAGCGAATCGAATGGTAAGCATTCAAGATGGGCAATTGCAGGAGAGTGGAGGTGAACACATTGGGAGTCGTGCAATCTATTAAAATGGCTCTGCGTAGTATAAAGGGGAACAAACTCAGATCTGCTCTAACAATGCTCGGGATGATTATCGGGGTTTCTTCGGTTATCATTCTCGTTTCGATAGCCCAGGGATCGGCACGAAATGTAACTAGTCAAATCAATCAGCTAGGTACGAATCTACTAACAATCAATACGTTTGGAACGGATGTAGCCCTAACAGAGGATAAAATTAGTGAATTGAGTAAATTAGACGGCGTCAAAGCGGTGTCACCAGTCGTCTCAGGACGTGTGAATGTGAAAAAAGATCGGACAACCTCACAAGTTACCTTGACTGGGACGAATGCTGACTACTCGACTGTTCGAGATACATCGGTAAGTGCGGGCCGTTTTATTACCGATCTTGATATGGAGTACCGGCAAAAGATTGTCGTTCTTGGTGCGGATACTGCTACTACATTTTTTGGAACTGAAAACCCCGTGGGGCAATATCTCCAAATAGAAGGAACATCGTTTAAGGTTGTAGGGGTGCTGGTTTCTAAAGGTAGTTCAATGGGACAGAGCGGGGACAATGTTGTCATTGTACCACTTAGCACAGGTCAGCGCTTAGTAAAAAGTTCGACAATCAATCAGGTCTATTTACAGGGGAAAAGCGAGGATCAAATGGATTTTGTGATGAATGAGATTAAAATGACAATGGCTTCACTTTATCCAAATAAGAGTGATTCCTATAGTGTGACAAACCAGCAAGATATCATGGACACGATGAGTTCTGTTTCTGATACCATGACGATGATGTTGGGAGGTATTGCCAGCATTTCCTTACTTGTTGGCGGGATCGGCATCATGAATATCATGCTCGTTTCTGTTTCGGAACGGACAAAGGAAATTGGAATTAGAAAAGCAATTGGCGCGAAAAGACGGGATGTCCTTCTTCAATTTTTGATTGAAGCGGTTGTGTTAAGTGGTGTCGGAGGAATCATTGGCATAATAGCGGGGGTTGGCTTAGGGAAAATATTATCAACACTATTAAGGTTGAGCGTTTCATTTTCTTCTTCCGTCCTTGTATTGTCCTTTTTATTCTCGCTAGTTGTCGGAGTTGTATTTGGGGTATTTCCTGCAAATAAAGCTTCAAAACTAAATCCAATTCAAGCGCTAAGATATGAATAGTGCAGGTATAAGGCGGATCGCTACTATTGCGTCCGCTTTATTTCCGATATAATGATGTGAATTCCCTTTTATAAAGGAGAGGTAGAAATGCGTTTATTAGTAGTTGAAGACAATCTTCCCTTACTTGAGTCCATTGTCCAGCTTTTATCAGATGAATTTGAGGTCGATCAAGCCTCAAACGGGGAAGATGCATTATTTCTTGCGATGCAAAATATTCATGATGCCATTCTTTTGGATGTGATGATTCCGGAAATTGATGGCTTTGAGGTCTTGCAAACGATCCGAAAAGAAGGATTAAAGATACCTGTTTTATTCCTTACCGCTAGAGATTCTTTAGAGGATCGCGTGAAGGGGTTAGACAGTGGGGGTGATGATTACTTAGTTAAGCCTTTTCAGGCAGCTGAGTTAAAGGCAAGAATTCGGGCATTGTTAAGAAGAAGTGGCAGTTTAACCACAAATCAAACGATTCAATATCGGGGAATTGAGCTAATGGGTAAGGAACGAGATATTTTAGTCGATGGCGAGTCGATAAAACTGACTGCCAAGCAATATGTGCTCCTGGAATATTTGATTCAAAATAAAGGAGCTATTTTAACGAAAGAGCAAATTTATGATCGTGTATGGGGGTTTGACTCTGATACCACCGTTGCGATTGTAGAAGTGTTTGTGCATCATCTTCGGAAAAAATTAGAGCCCTTTGGGTATCATACCGATATAAAAACTGTCCGCGGTGTCGGCTATATGTTGAATGTAGAATAGGAGTAGCAAATGTTTCGTCAAACACATATCAGGCTTACATGGTTAAATTCATTGGTCTTTATAGTTGTAATTAGTATCCTAGGATGCATTATTTATTTTTATACCGATAATAAACTGTATAAGGATGTTAATCATTCCTTACTTGAATCTGTTAATCATTTTCAACAATTGTCAAAAGGTCCGGGAGAAATTCGCGGCGGCGATGGGGATCCTCGATTTGTTAGAAGAGACCCAAGAATTATTACTTTAATATGGGATGATAATAATCGGCTTTTAGCGGGAGAAACAAGGGATTCTCAACTTTTTCAAGATAATGAGGAACTCGTCCATCCAAAAAAATTAAACAGCTTGCAGGATATAGAGGTTGAACACTTTTCGTTTCGATATGTTGCCATCGAGGTAGTAAGTCCTGAACTTGGAAACGTGACTGTTCAATTTATTCGCAATGTAAATTCGGAAAAAGAATTATTGGACAGACTGTTGTTGATTATGCTGATTGGTTGTGGTGTGGGAATCATTTGTGCTGTTGCCTCGGGTTATTTCTTAGCCGGAAGGGCATTGGTTCCGATTAAAAATGCCTGGCAAAAGCAGCAGGAGTTTGTTTCGGATGCCTCGCACGAGCTACGGACGCCTCTAGCGGTTATTCAGGCTAAAACTGATTTGCTATTAAGGGCGCCATTTGCCACTGTACAGGAAAAAATTCTTGATGTTTCGACAATTTCAAATGAATCAAGAAGACTTTCGAAACTAGTAACCAATTTATTAACCCTAGCCAGATCTGATTCTGATCAAATTGAAATGAAAAAGTCGGTCTTCCAACTGGATAGTCTTTTAACGGAAATCATGCATCACTACGAAGAAATAGCGATGTATCAAGAAAAGTCACTTCGGATTGAGGCGCTTGAGCCTGTTACAATTTTTGCAGATAAAGAAAGAATTCATCAATTGATTGTTATTCTAGTAGATAACGCTCTAAAGTATACAAAAGAGGGCGGCGAAATCGTGCTAACGTGCAAGCAAAGTCATTCTTCGATTTTCTTTCAGGTAAAGGATAACGGGATGGGTATACCTGAAAAAGATATCCCAAAAATCTTTGACCGTTTCTATCAAAGTGATAAGACGCGGACAGCGGCTGAAGGAACAGGGCTTGGACTATCGATTGCCAAATGGATTATCGAGAAGCATCACGGAAAAACAAAAGTGCAGAGCACGGTTGGTCTCGGAACAACAATTGAAGTCACGTTTCCAAAAGCCCAAAAAAGATAGTAAATGGGCTTTTTTTTAAGATTATCTTAAGGAATTCCCTTCATAATAAGTTTATCAATTGATATAAGCATGAGGTAAATTCGAAGGGAGTTCAATAAGTATGAAGAAAATGAGAAGAGCGCATTTATGGATTGGCTTAATTGCTTCAATTCTTATCTTGATGGAGTCAATTACGGGATTGGTGATGAATGAGCCATGGTTAATCGGGCAATCACAGGTAGAAGGCAGGAGAGGAAACTTCCAACCGGGCCAATTTAATCGTGGGCCTTTTAATCAGGGACAAGCTGAGCAAGGAACCACATCTGATTCTAGCCAGAATCCAAGACAAGATACTCAGATACAGGGGCAAATTGGTTCAATTGAAAGTGGCCCATTCCAAAGATCGTCAGGATTTAACGGGAATGGAAATATCGCTGGTAGTATACGCGGAGGAGGAATGGGTCAAGGGTCTTTCCTTAGCACGATCAGAGGTCTACACGAAGGTAGAATTGGCAACACCAACATTAAGTGGTTGATTGATCTAACAGCACTAGCGATGATAGTTCTTACTGGGTCGGGAATCTACTTATCTAGCAAGGTTCTCCGTGCCGAAGGTAAACGAAAGAAACGCCAAAATGATAGCTTAGATAGCATAGCAAACTAGAAAAATGGCTGCCAGGGAATCCCATGGCAGCCATATTTATTCTACAATGATCGTACCTTTAAACATCTTCATTCCACAACTGAACGTGTATTCGCCTGTTTTGTCAGGTGTGAAGGATAGGTTTGTTGTTCCGGTCTTTAAATTTAGGTTATTTACATTAAAATCAGGAATCATGAAGGTGGATAAACAGCTATTATTTTTAAGCGGATTTTCAATTTCCAGTTCAACTGGAACTCCCTTTTTCACCCGGATGACATTTGGTGTGTAACCTTTTTCCGTTACGAGCATTTTCACTTTGGGTGTACTTTCATTAGTGACATCAAGTTCTGTTTTTTTCACTTGCTGATTGGTCGGTTCTTGTGAGGCTTGTGCCTGCGGAGTTTCACTTTTCCCCGGAATTTCGACCATATCGCTGCTATACATAAATAAAAACAATGAAACGAGCACCACTCCACCCGCGATAATCGCAAAAGGTGAAAGCTCCCCCGTATTGATTGAAAACTTACTATTCGTGGCAACGTGAATATACACAAGGACGAACCCGATAATGACAATATAAAAGCCTAATAGGATACCCAGTAAAATTGTCGGGTTAATAAATTGAAGAAAAACGCCTAAAATAGCACCGTTTATGCCTCCCATTAAACCGGAAATGGCGCCCATGAGGATGGCTAATAAACCGATAGGGTGCCCGGCCAAGAAACCAATGACGAAACCAATAATCATACTGACACCAACGACAAGAAATGTCTCACCAGAGGTAATTCCGATAATACTACCGGAAGTTAAGCCCGTTATGACGGCAATAACCATACTAATCATTATTCCTGGTATGTTGGCTAATTGGTTTTTATGACGGTAAACAAGATAAATCGAATAACCGGTGCCGATGGTAACAAAAACAGCTGAAATAATTGAAAAAATACTCATGTTTCGTCTCCTCTTTTGTGTTGACCTCTAGAAATAACCAACATAAGAGTATTATAAATGCTAATTAATGCTATGAAGGTATTGGGGATATGAACGTTTTATGAATATTGGAGATGAAGGAGGTGGATGGAGAGGTTATTATTCCTTTTCTTTATCAAGTGTATTTTTGAAAATACGTTTAAGGGCTTCATTTTGCATCCGAATGTATTCAAGTAATAATTCCTTTTCTTCCTCCTCATGGTCAAGATCATCTTTATCATCTTTATCATCTTTTCTCATCTAAACCACCTCCATTTTTCTAATACATGCATTTTAACCCATTTATATTGTTGTTTAAAGTAGCTCGTAAGAAAAATATTCCACTATAGGAATTGACATTTGCGAGCAGTACGGATATAATTTTCAAAAAATACTATTGAAACAATGATGGGGATTAGTAGAGTGAAATGGTCTTACCAAGAGAGGAAACCACTGGTGCGAGGTTTCTTAGGACAGTCACTTGAACCTGCCTCTGAGTTCTGTATCGGATGTAACTTGAAGATACATGCGGATAAATTCCGTTACCATGGAAAGAGTATAAAGCAGGAGCTTTATGAATTTAGGGTGGTACCGCCAGGCCTTGGTCCCTTTTGAGGATTAGGGTCTTTTTGTATTTAAAAATATTAATGAGGTGTCAAAAATGGCAAAGGAATTTGTAAAAGATGTTACCGGAATGGACGAGGATTTCGCCCAGTGGTATACAGATGTTGTAACGAAAGCAGATTTAATTGACTATTCAAGCGTGCGCGGTTCGATGATTATTCGACCATATGGTTATGCGCTTTGGGATAACATTAAAAATGAATTAGACAATCGTATTAAAGAAACAGGTCATGAAAATGTTTATATGCCGTTATTTATTCCTGAAAGCCTGTTACAAAAAGAGAAGGATCATGTCGAAGGGTTTGCGCCTGAAGTGGCATGGGTTACCCATGGCGGCTCGGAACCATTAGCAGAGCGATTGGTCGTCCGTCCAACATCAGAAGTCCTATTTTGTGAGCATTACAGTAAAATCATTCATTCACATAGAGACTTACCAAAATTATATAATCAATGGGCAAACGTAGTCCGCTGGGAAAAAACAACCCGTCCATTCCTACGCACATTAGAGTTTTTATGGCAGGAAGGGCACACAGCCCATGCGACCGATGAAGACGCTATGGAAGAAACAATCAAAATGCTGAATGTTTATGCGGAACTTTGTGAAACAGTTCTTGCGATTCCAGTGGTAAAAGGGCAGAAGACGGAAAAGGAAAAATTCGCTGGTGCAAAGGCTACTTTTACCATTGAAAGCTTGATGCATGATGGAAAAGCGTTGCAATCTGGAACTTCGCACCATTTTGGCACAGGTTTTGCGGAAGCATTTGGTATTCAATACACCGACAAAGAAGGAAAACTTCAATACGTGCATCAAACCTCATGGGGCTTCACGACAAGGATTATCGGCGCATTAATCATGGTACACGGCGATGACCGCGGACTTGTGATTCCGCCAAAAGCAGCGCCAAAACAGGTTATGATTGTACCGATTGCGCA belongs to Neobacillus sp. OS1-2 and includes:
- a CDS encoding efflux RND transporter periplasmic adaptor subunit translates to MKKWILIGVGVLVVGFVGYQWYSSKTNTQTTMSQGRTAVVQKGKLEVDISGSGTVQPVISADIKSISNNEEIDEVLVATGEEVKEGDELITFTDGSDPITAPATGRITTISVAAGERVTSGQVVAHVTNYQDLQTLVQIDELDISKIKEGQVVNVKVNASPDHTYTGKVSAVADEGISTNGVSTFDVTIHIDNAESLKVGMSVEASILTASKEDALYVPLDAIHTANGEKYVLAVSSGSDNQTIESEQKVVKTGLANEDYVEITEGISAGDTIQLPQLASGNSTNNSRRMMQGGFGGGMGGMGNMGGMNRNGGGPGQVSGRSGN
- the proS gene encoding proline--tRNA ligase, whose translation is MAKEFVKDVTGMDEDFAQWYTDVVTKADLIDYSSVRGSMIIRPYGYALWDNIKNELDNRIKETGHENVYMPLFIPESLLQKEKDHVEGFAPEVAWVTHGGSEPLAERLVVRPTSEVLFCEHYSKIIHSHRDLPKLYNQWANVVRWEKTTRPFLRTLEFLWQEGHTAHATDEDAMEETIKMLNVYAELCETVLAIPVVKGQKTEKEKFAGAKATFTIESLMHDGKALQSGTSHHFGTGFAEAFGIQYTDKEGKLQYVHQTSWGFTTRIIGALIMVHGDDRGLVIPPKAAPKQVMIVPIAQHKEGVLDFAYELKKSLGSVARVDIDASDKKPGWKFNEYEMKGIPVRLEVGPKDIENKQVVLVRRDTLEKVIVPLDELETKLVALLDDIQSNLYNKALKHREERTSVALTLPELKESLEAKPGFIKAMWCGDLACEEKIKEDAGATSRCIPFEQENLAENCVCCGKEAKQMVYWAKAY
- a CDS encoding HAMP domain-containing sensor histidine kinase: MFRQTHIRLTWLNSLVFIVVISILGCIIYFYTDNKLYKDVNHSLLESVNHFQQLSKGPGEIRGGDGDPRFVRRDPRIITLIWDDNNRLLAGETRDSQLFQDNEELVHPKKLNSLQDIEVEHFSFRYVAIEVVSPELGNVTVQFIRNVNSEKELLDRLLLIMLIGCGVGIICAVASGYFLAGRALVPIKNAWQKQQEFVSDASHELRTPLAVIQAKTDLLLRAPFATVQEKILDVSTISNESRRLSKLVTNLLTLARSDSDQIEMKKSVFQLDSLLTEIMHHYEEIAMYQEKSLRIEALEPVTIFADKERIHQLIVILVDNALKYTKEGGEIVLTCKQSHSSIFFQVKDNGMGIPEKDIPKIFDRFYQSDKTRTAAEGTGLGLSIAKWIIEKHHGKTKVQSTVGLGTTIEVTFPKAQKR
- a CDS encoding ABC transporter permease, which translates into the protein MNTLGVVQSIKMALRSIKGNKLRSALTMLGMIIGVSSVIILVSIAQGSARNVTSQINQLGTNLLTINTFGTDVALTEDKISELSKLDGVKAVSPVVSGRVNVKKDRTTSQVTLTGTNADYSTVRDTSVSAGRFITDLDMEYRQKIVVLGADTATTFFGTENPVGQYLQIEGTSFKVVGVLVSKGSSMGQSGDNVVIVPLSTGQRLVKSSTINQVYLQGKSEDQMDFVMNEIKMTMASLYPNKSDSYSVTNQQDIMDTMSSVSDTMTMMLGGIASISLLVGGIGIMNIMLVSVSERTKEIGIRKAIGAKRRDVLLQFLIEAVVLSGVGGIIGIIAGVGLGKILSTLLRLSVSFSSSVLVLSFLFSLVVGVVFGVFPANKASKLNPIQALRYE
- a CDS encoding cupredoxin domain-containing protein, with the protein product MSIFSIISAVFVTIGTGYSIYLVYRHKNQLANIPGIMISMVIAVITGLTSGSIIGITSGETFLVVGVSMIIGFVIGFLAGHPIGLLAILMGAISGLMGGINGAILGVFLQFINPTILLGILLGFYIVIIGFVLVYIHVATNSKFSINTGELSPFAIIAGGVVLVSLFLFMYSSDMVEIPGKSETPQAQASQEPTNQQVKKTELDVTNESTPKVKMLVTEKGYTPNVIRVKKGVPVELEIENPLKNNSCLSTFMIPDFNVNNLNLKTGTTNLSFTPDKTGEYTFSCGMKMFKGTIIVE
- a CDS encoding PepSY-associated TM helix domain-containing protein, with the protein product MKKMRRAHLWIGLIASILILMESITGLVMNEPWLIGQSQVEGRRGNFQPGQFNRGPFNQGQAEQGTTSDSSQNPRQDTQIQGQIGSIESGPFQRSSGFNGNGNIAGSIRGGGMGQGSFLSTIRGLHEGRIGNTNIKWLIDLTALAMIVLTGSGIYLSSKVLRAEGKRKKRQNDSLDSIAN
- a CDS encoding ABC transporter ATP-binding protein; protein product: MGRPIIQISNLMKTYMLGGETVHALHDVSIEIEKGEFLAIIGPSGSGKSTLMNMIGCLDRPQSGKYLLDGKDIGKMNDNQLAIIRNQKIGFIFQNFNLLTKLTALENVELPLLYSGVPAKERRERALGGLTKVGLQERAGHLPTQLSGGQQQRVAIARALVSNPAILLADEPTGALDSKTSKEILKVMKELNELGHTIILITHDLAIAKQANRMVSIQDGQLQESGGEHIGSRAIY
- a CDS encoding response regulator transcription factor, which translates into the protein MRLLVVEDNLPLLESIVQLLSDEFEVDQASNGEDALFLAMQNIHDAILLDVMIPEIDGFEVLQTIRKEGLKIPVLFLTARDSLEDRVKGLDSGGDDYLVKPFQAAELKARIRALLRRSGSLTTNQTIQYRGIELMGKERDILVDGESIKLTAKQYVLLEYLIQNKGAILTKEQIYDRVWGFDSDTTVAIVEVFVHHLRKKLEPFGYHTDIKTVRGVGYMLNVE
- a CDS encoding alanine/glycine:cation symporter family protein, giving the protein MENFVNWLNGIIWSQALIYLCLGVGLFYTIATRFLQVRHMKDIVSLMFKGGKSEAGISSFQALSLSLSGRVGTGNIAGVATAIAFGGPGAVFWMWMMAFLGAGSAFIESALGQVYKTKQDGQYRGGPAYYIEKGLNIKWYAVLFAIVTVIATGVLLPGVQSNSISLSVENAFGISPAITGGIIVVFLAIIIFGGVKRIARVAEFVVPFMALGYILVALLITFMNISELPGVLKLIFSSAFGTDAAFGGILGAAISWGVKRGIYSNEAGQGTGPHAAAAAEVSHPAKQGIVQAFSVYVDTLLVCSATAFMILITGMYNVTPEGGKAIVTNLGKMEPGPGYTQKAVEAVFPSFGAPFVAISLFFFAFTTIMAYYYMAETNLAYINRKTKRPWTIFLLKVVICGMVFYGSVKTAGLAWALGDVGVGSMAWLNIIAILLLTKPAFKVLKDYEAQLKDGKDPVFDPVKLGIKNADYWEHEHSNPLETEKTG